TGGCACACCCGCCTGCGCAGCGAGCGCCTCGGCGCCGTGGGACTCGTGTGACGCGGCTGGATCCCTCGGCCGGCGCCGACGCGCAGGCCGAGGACTCGGGGACCGGCACCACCGCGACCGCGAAGCGCTCCGGCGGGGCGGCGGCCGCCGTGGCGACGCACTGGCCTCGGCTCGTCGCGCTCGTGCTGCTCGTCGCGGGTGCGGCGGTCGCCGCGTGGCAGCTTCCCCTGGAGCGGCTGCCCGCGTGGGTCGACCAGCTCGGCCCGGCCGCCCCGGCGGTCGCGGTGGGCATCGCGGCCCTGCTGCTGTGCGCGCTGGTGCCGCGTACCGCCGTCTCGCTGGGCTGCGGCGCGCTGTTCGGCGCGGTGGCCGGGGCGACCTGGTCGCTGGCGGCGGCGCTGATCGCGGCGGTGCTCACCTACGCGGCGGGACGCTGGGCAGGGCGCGACTTCGTGTCGGCACACGCCGGAGATCGCCTCTCCCGGATCGACCGCTGGCTGACCCGGCGCGGGCTGCTCGCCGTGATCGTCGTCAGG
The Catellatospora sp. IY07-71 DNA segment above includes these coding regions:
- a CDS encoding TVP38/TMEM64 family protein; amino-acid sequence: MTRLDPSAGADAQAEDSGTGTTATAKRSGGAAAAVATHWPRLVALVLLVAGAAVAAWQLPLERLPAWVDQLGPAAPAVAVGIAALLLCALVPRTAVSLGCGALFGAVAGATWSLAAALIAAVLTYAAGRWAGRDFVSAHAGDRLSRIDRWLTRRGLLAVIVVRLQPIAPFGLVGYAYGTSTVRFRHYILGTALGGLPSSFSYATIGAAAIAPHSLSWLTFIPAATGILISAAAALHWRHQSRSAPARPATA